In Heyndrickxia vini, the sequence CGTTTTGTGGATACCTCTAGCATTCGTTACTAATACGTTTTTTTCTTTTATCGCTTTTAATGGCATTCTTTCTATCCCTGCAGAAGTCACCATGATCCACTTTAATTCAGCCGCTCTTTCAATATGCTTAGCAGTCAAATCTTCTCCATATGTCACAATCACTTCAGAGCTTTCCATTTCCTGTTCAGCGAGATTCACATTTTGGAAAAAGTGAAATTCGACGGTTGGAAAAGAAGAACGTAACTCATTTGCCATTTCGGTTGGTGGTTCAAAGGTAAATACAATTTTCATAACATCCATCCTCCCCTTTTACTTCCATCTTATCATAAATAATTCTCCTTAAACGCAATAAAAAATGGACCGATATCAATCGGTCCGAAGTTTTTTTCTGAGGAGGTATGCCCTACTATACAGTATGTATTTTCAACTGTTTGGAATGGACAGAAGCCACTATTATGTAAAAATAGGCAATGAATACTAAAGATTTTCCTTAATATACGAAAGCGCCTCTTCTACGTGTCCATCAACTTTCACTTTTCGCCATTCTTTCACGAGCTTTCCATCTTTATTGATAATAAATGTAGAACGTTCAATTCCCATATATTCTTTTCCAAAGTTTTTCTTTAGCTTCCATACGTCATATTCCTCAGCAACTTTGTGATCACTGTCAACTAGTAATTGGAATGGAAGACTGTATTTGTCGATGAACTTTTGATGTTTTTCAATAGGATCCGGACTCACACCAAAGATAACCGCGTCGAGCTCCTCGAAGCTTTTATGTTGATCACGAAAGTCGCATGCTTCCGTTGTACATCCAGGTGTCATATCTTTTGGATAGAAATATAATACGACATGTTTTTTTCCTATATAATCAGTTAATTTTACAATTTCTCCGTTGTTATTTTCTAATGCAAATGCTGGTGCTGTTTCGCCAACTTGTATTGTCATTAATTTTCCTCCTTTAACTGCGTTTATTACGAGCCTACATGAAAGCGGTGTGTCATCGCAAATCATTTACTTTTTTATTTCGTTATTTTGTTCGTAATCGATGACCGATTTAACGACAAAGGCAGCTGGAATTGTATATCCGATTAATGCCTCTAAAACAACCAATATTCTCCCAATTCCAATCGGTACAATATCCCCATACCCAACTGAAAATAACGTTATAGCACTTAAATACATCGAGGAGTTTAATTTTTCGATATAGTTCCCTGAAAAATGCGAACCTTGTTCGGCAATTACATTAAATCCTTTTATTTCCAACAACATAAATAATAGTCCAAAACCGATCATAATGACACTATATGTTGAACCTAAGAAAAGGAAATTATCAAAAGAAACGAGTTTGTGCTTGAGTTTAGAGGGGAAAAATAATGTCCTTAAACTCATGAATATACAAATGATTACCGCAATCATAAGAAGATAGATCATCTTTTCTCCCCCATTTTTCCAAATAGCTTGTCATTCTATTGTACTCACTGCGACTCGAATGTATGAGAAGAACATTTCGCTTATTGGACACATATACGTTTAGGTACTACAATATGAAAGAGGTTTAAACTAGGAGGAAAGCTAATGAATTTTTCTAATTCCAATCATTTACATACTGAGGCATTAGAGCATATTGTTGGAGGCGTAAATAGTCCTTCTCGCTCGTATAAAGCCGTTGGCGGAGGAGCACCTGTTGCTATGAAACGAGCAAAAGGTGCTTATTTCTGGGATGTTGATGATAATCGTTATATCGATTATCTTGCAGCATACGGTCCAATTATTACAGGACATGCTCACCCGCATATTACAGAAGCAATTAAAACAGCTGCTGAAAATGGAGTATTATATGGCACACCAACTCCGTTTGAAGTAGACTTTGCAAAAATGCTCAAAGGAGCCATGCCATCTCTTGATAAAGTTCGTTTTGTGAACTCAGGAACAGAAGCGGTGATGACAACGATTCGTGTCGCACGTGCGTATACTGGTCGTGATAAAATCATTAAATTTGAAGGCTGCTATCATGGGCATTCAGATCTAGTACTAGTTGCGGCAGGCTCTGGACCGTCACAACTAGGAATGCCTGACTCTGCCGGCGTTCCAAAAAGTATTGCAAAAGAAGTGATCACCGTTCCATTTAATGATATTGAACCATTTAAAGTTGCAATGGAAAAATGGGGAAACGAGATTGCTGCTGTTTTAGTCGAACCGATCGTTGGTAATTTCGGTATCGTTGAACCTCATCCAGGATTTTTAGAACAGGTCAACGAAGTTACTCATCAGGCTGGGGCTCTTGTAATTTATGATGAAGTCATCACTGCCTTCCGTTTTATGTATGGCGGCGCGCAAAATTTATTAGGCGTGACTCCTGATTTAACGGCAATGGGAAAAATTATCGGTGGCGGTCTGCCAATCGGCGCCTATGGCGGTAAAAAAGAAATCATGGAAAAAGTCGCTCCATTAGGACCTGCCTATCAAGCAGGAACAATGGCTGGAAACCCAGCATCCATTCTCTCAGGGATTGCTTGTTTAGAAGTATTAAAAGAAGACGGAGTGTATGATCGTCTGGATCAGCTAGGTGCTCTATTAGAAAAAGGAATTTTAGATGCGGCCGAAAAATACAATACACCGATTACTATCAACCGTCTAAAAGGTGCACTTACCGTATACTTCACGAAAGAAAAAGTAGTAAATTACAAACAAGCCGAAGCAACAGACGGAGAAATGTTCGCGAAATTCTTCAAGCTAATGCTCGAACAAGGAATTAACCTAGCACCATCAAAATATGAAGCATGGTTTATAACAACTGCCCACACGGAAGAGGATATTAAAGAAACCATCCAAGCAGTAGAAAATGCTTTTTCAAAACTATAAGAAAAACAACAAGCGCATCACTCAGCCCCGACATGTATTCTATGTCGGGATTTTACTTTTAGTCCATTTTTCCAAGTGAGCTTTACGTGCACTTTTGTCGTGGTTCTAGCTTAGGGTATTTCTTTTGCTGTTTTATCCTATGATGTACCTCCATCCATGTTCATAAAGTACTTCTTTTGGTTTTTTGACTTATGATGTGCCTCCAAACAGGTTTATGGGGCACTTCTTTTCCTTTTTTTAAGCCACAATATACCTCATTCGG encodes:
- the bcp gene encoding thioredoxin-dependent thiol peroxidase, which translates into the protein MTIQVGETAPAFALENNNGEIVKLTDYIGKKHVVLYFYPKDMTPGCTTEACDFRDQHKSFEELDAVIFGVSPDPIEKHQKFIDKYSLPFQLLVDSDHKVAEEYDVWKLKKNFGKEYMGIERSTFIINKDGKLVKEWRKVKVDGHVEEALSYIKENL
- a CDS encoding glutamate-1-semialdehyde 2,1-aminomutase, whose product is MNFSNSNHLHTEALEHIVGGVNSPSRSYKAVGGGAPVAMKRAKGAYFWDVDDNRYIDYLAAYGPIITGHAHPHITEAIKTAAENGVLYGTPTPFEVDFAKMLKGAMPSLDKVRFVNSGTEAVMTTIRVARAYTGRDKIIKFEGCYHGHSDLVLVAAGSGPSQLGMPDSAGVPKSIAKEVITVPFNDIEPFKVAMEKWGNEIAAVLVEPIVGNFGIVEPHPGFLEQVNEVTHQAGALVIYDEVITAFRFMYGGAQNLLGVTPDLTAMGKIIGGGLPIGAYGGKKEIMEKVAPLGPAYQAGTMAGNPASILSGIACLEVLKEDGVYDRLDQLGALLEKGILDAAEKYNTPITINRLKGALTVYFTKEKVVNYKQAEATDGEMFAKFFKLMLEQGINLAPSKYEAWFITTAHTEEDIKETIQAVENAFSKL
- a CDS encoding potassium channel family protein yields the protein MIYLLMIAVIICIFMSLRTLFFPSKLKHKLVSFDNFLFLGSTYSVIMIGFGLLFMLLEIKGFNVIAEQGSHFSGNYIEKLNSSMYLSAITLFSVGYGDIVPIGIGRILVVLEALIGYTIPAAFVVKSVIDYEQNNEIKK